The following are encoded together in the Halopseudomonas salegens genome:
- the trpC gene encoding indole-3-glycerol phosphate synthase TrpC produces the protein MSVPTILQNIITRKYQEVAERSQLTSLDELERLAAVADAPRGFSRALMERAARREPAVIAEIKKASPSKGILRENFDPAAIALSYEQGGAACLSVLTDVDYFQGSDDYLRQARAACALPVIRKDFLVDPYQVVEARAMGADCILLIVSALDDVQLHELANVARTHALDVLVEVHDGAELERALALDTPLIGINNRNLHTFEVTLDTTLDLLPQVPADRLLITESGILNRADVELMRAHEVYSYLVGEVFMRAANPGAELKRLFY, from the coding sequence GTGAGCGTGCCGACCATTTTGCAGAACATCATCACGCGCAAGTACCAAGAGGTTGCCGAGCGGAGTCAGCTCACCTCGCTTGACGAGCTTGAACGGCTGGCGGCTGTTGCGGATGCTCCGCGGGGTTTCTCCCGCGCGCTGATGGAGCGTGCGGCACGGCGCGAGCCGGCGGTCATCGCGGAGATCAAGAAAGCGTCGCCGAGCAAGGGTATCTTGCGTGAAAACTTTGACCCTGCAGCGATCGCGCTCAGTTATGAGCAGGGAGGCGCGGCCTGTCTCTCGGTGTTGACCGATGTCGATTACTTTCAGGGTAGTGACGATTACCTGCGCCAGGCACGTGCAGCCTGTGCTTTGCCGGTTATCCGCAAGGATTTTCTGGTTGACCCCTATCAGGTGGTGGAAGCCCGTGCCATGGGTGCGGACTGTATTCTGTTGATTGTTTCGGCATTGGATGATGTGCAGTTGCACGAGCTTGCCAATGTGGCGCGTACGCACGCACTGGATGTGTTGGTGGAAGTGCATGATGGCGCCGAGCTGGAACGAGCGCTGGCGCTGGATACGCCGCTTATCGGCATCAACAACCGCAATCTGCATACCTTCGAGGTTACTCTGGATACCACCCTGGATTTGCTGCCTCAGGTCCCGGCGGACCGTTTGCTGATTACCGAAAGCGGTATTCTCAATCGCGCTGATGTTGAATTGATGCGGGCGCATGAGGTGTACAGCTACCTGGTTGGTGAAGTCTTCATGCGCGCCGCCAACCCGGGCGCAGAGCTCAAGCGCCTGTTCTACTGA
- a CDS encoding cytochrome b yields MQLKNTSLTYGWIAIGFHWLVAVTVIGLAVLGLWMTDLTYYSPYYRSAPFWHKSIGVSLVLVLLLRLIWRWCNPRPAHIAAHKGWEKRLAGLVHGLLYLLLVVIVISGYLISTANGQGIDVFGWFTLPALVSGLPEQADRAGFVHYWLAITVLVLAGIHALGALKHHFIDRDNTLRRMLGLRLHSSEEH; encoded by the coding sequence ATGCAGCTTAAAAACACCTCTCTCACCTATGGCTGGATAGCCATCGGCTTTCATTGGCTGGTTGCCGTCACGGTAATCGGTCTGGCTGTGTTGGGCCTGTGGATGACCGATCTGACGTACTACAGCCCCTACTATCGCAGTGCACCTTTCTGGCACAAGAGCATCGGCGTTTCCCTGGTGTTGGTCTTGCTGCTGCGCCTGATCTGGCGCTGGTGCAATCCCCGTCCGGCACATATCGCTGCCCACAAGGGCTGGGAAAAACGCTTGGCTGGGCTGGTACATGGTTTGTTGTACCTGTTGTTGGTAGTCATCGTGATCAGTGGCTACCTGATTTCTACCGCGAACGGGCAGGGCATTGATGTATTTGGCTGGTTTACCCTGCCTGCGCTGGTGTCAGGCTTGCCGGAGCAGGCTGATCGCGCCGGGTTTGTGCATTACTGGTTGGCAATTACCGTGTTGGTTCTGGCTGGGATTCATGCGCTGGGTGCGCTGAAACATCATTTTATTGACCGCGATAATACCTTGCGGCGCATGCTTGGGCTGCGCTTGCATTCATCTGAGGAGCATTGA
- a CDS encoding YceI family protein yields the protein MKKTFVGIALGSLMALSGSLQAADYVIDKEGQHAFINFKISHLGYSWLYGRFNDFDGTFSWDADQPEASAVNVTINTASVDSNHAERDKHLRSDDFLNVAEHPQATFTSTAVEMTGEDTAQVTGDLTLNGVTKPVVLDARFLGEGEDPWGGYRAGFEGTTTLRLKDFAIPMDLGPASQEVELMLTVEGIRQ from the coding sequence ATGAAAAAGACATTCGTCGGTATTGCATTGGGTAGTCTGATGGCGCTGAGCGGTAGTTTGCAGGCTGCCGATTATGTGATCGACAAGGAAGGCCAGCACGCCTTTATCAACTTCAAGATCAGTCACCTGGGCTATAGCTGGTTGTATGGGCGGTTCAACGATTTTGACGGCACTTTCAGCTGGGACGCAGACCAGCCCGAGGCCAGTGCGGTGAACGTCACCATCAATACCGCCAGCGTGGACTCAAACCACGCGGAGCGTGACAAACACCTGCGCAGTGATGACTTTCTCAATGTGGCCGAGCATCCGCAGGCGACCTTCACTTCCACAGCAGTGGAGATGACCGGTGAAGATACAGCGCAGGTAACCGGTGATCTGACGCTGAATGGCGTCACCAAGCCCGTCGTATTGGACGCCAGATTCCTGGGTGAAGGTGAAGATCCCTGGGGCGGTTACCGTGCCGGTTTTGAAGGCACCACCACCTTGCGTTTGAAGGATTTTGCTATTCCGATGGATCTGGGCCCGGCCTCCCAGGAAGTGGAATTGATGCTGACGGTGGAAGGTATCCGTCAGTAA
- a CDS encoding LysR family transcriptional regulator has protein sequence MRRKIPPTQALICFESAARHESFTKAAEELALTQSAVCRQIANLEEFLDVQLFRRTRRGVKLTETGQTYSRRIANGLDAVERDTLSVMGNQGTATLELALVPTFGTQWLLPRLNSFLVQHPHVTVNLTNRTRPFLFADTEFDAAIYFGDGDWSGTEAHFLMHESPVPVCSPALIAPASELTPEQIAQLPLLQQTTRPYAWRQWFASLGMRVEHDLNGTRLELFSMLGQAAMHGMGIALIPPFLIREELASGKLINPCTHSFESNNAYYLAIPERKAESATLQGFRDWLLAEASTYRDALSAAR, from the coding sequence ATGCGCCGCAAAATCCCCCCGACCCAGGCCTTGATCTGTTTCGAATCTGCCGCCCGGCATGAGAGCTTTACCAAAGCGGCGGAAGAGCTGGCGCTGACGCAGAGCGCAGTATGCCGCCAGATAGCCAATCTTGAGGAGTTTCTCGATGTGCAGCTGTTTCGGCGCACCCGGCGAGGCGTCAAGCTGACTGAAACCGGGCAGACCTACAGCCGACGCATCGCCAACGGGCTGGATGCCGTAGAGCGCGACACCCTGTCGGTGATGGGCAACCAGGGCACTGCCACGCTTGAGTTGGCATTGGTGCCGACCTTCGGCACGCAATGGCTACTGCCGCGATTGAACAGCTTTCTTGTGCAACATCCGCATGTCACCGTCAACCTGACCAACCGCACCCGCCCGTTTCTGTTTGCTGATACCGAGTTCGACGCTGCCATCTACTTCGGTGATGGCGACTGGTCAGGGACCGAAGCCCATTTCCTGATGCACGAATCCCCGGTACCGGTTTGCAGTCCGGCGCTGATCGCGCCGGCCAGCGAACTGACCCCAGAGCAAATTGCCCAGCTGCCGTTGCTGCAACAGACCACCCGCCCTTATGCCTGGCGGCAGTGGTTTGCTTCACTCGGCATGCGTGTCGAACACGATCTGAATGGGACCCGGCTGGAGCTGTTTTCCATGCTTGGCCAAGCCGCCATGCACGGCATGGGCATTGCCCTGATTCCACCCTTTCTGATCCGTGAGGAGCTGGCGAGCGGCAAGCTGATCAACCCTTGCACGCACAGCTTTGAAAGCAACAACGCCTACTACCTTGCCATTCCCGAACGCAAGGCCGAATCAGCCACCTTGCAAGGGTTCAGGGATTGGCTGCTGGCGGAGGCCAGCACCTATCGAGATGCACTGAGTGCAGCCCGGTGA